From the Solibacillus sp. FSL R5-0449 genome, one window contains:
- a CDS encoding helix-turn-helix domain-containing protein has protein sequence MNILGERIKKLRKQKKLTQTELVGERLTKGMLSLIENGKAQPSMESLRFIAKRLNVDVDYLLDDGTLTMLRNLYTAIEEDVERRKLIRDPEELQSLTIKIIEKIEPYLPEIQGTNYEQIRLREVYFLMNRTINKAKSLDEYWKFIDQYEEIHAYSRMLRCYFYLCQAAIDQRNYSETLAILKQGEKRIEPYELMMDPMVILDLYYNLTISYSAADDVKMSDHYLQKALEMAKKKQIFYRMDRFYHLLFIQSIANENINKSKEYIEKLMLLSEFADDPAISVRYLYSKLHYMNIVEKKYAQIVPEIEHYKTKLQDYLFLFKNPIFVGEEMYAEFKLQNYSKALQIGAALTIPDYLHHPIDLAKYYQFFAVRALASYYEKDAVAAKRDIIFAKNGVEDFPETIYKKFIYKAFNEIFI, from the coding sequence TTGAATATACTAGGAGAACGCATAAAAAAGCTGAGAAAACAGAAAAAATTAACTCAGACCGAGTTAGTAGGGGAACGTTTAACGAAAGGTATGCTAAGTTTAATCGAGAATGGTAAAGCTCAGCCTTCAATGGAAAGTCTACGTTTTATTGCTAAAAGATTAAATGTCGATGTCGATTATCTACTCGATGACGGTACACTGACAATGCTCAGAAACTTGTATACAGCAATCGAAGAAGATGTAGAGCGTAGAAAGCTCATCCGCGACCCTGAAGAACTCCAATCACTTACGATTAAAATAATCGAAAAAATCGAACCTTATTTACCGGAAATACAAGGCACAAACTATGAACAAATTCGCTTAAGAGAAGTTTATTTCTTAATGAATCGTACGATCAATAAAGCTAAATCCCTCGACGAATATTGGAAGTTTATCGATCAATATGAGGAAATCCATGCGTATAGCCGAATGCTTCGCTGTTATTTTTATTTATGCCAGGCTGCAATCGATCAGCGCAATTACAGTGAAACACTAGCTATATTAAAGCAAGGGGAAAAACGGATTGAACCATATGAATTGATGATGGATCCGATGGTCATCCTTGATCTGTATTACAATTTAACGATTTCCTACTCGGCAGCTGATGATGTTAAAATGTCGGATCATTATTTACAAAAGGCATTGGAAATGGCAAAAAAGAAGCAAATATTTTATCGGATGGACCGCTTTTATCATTTGTTGTTTATTCAATCCATTGCGAATGAGAATATTAACAAAAGTAAAGAGTACATAGAAAAATTAATGCTTTTATCTGAGTTTGCTGATGATCCGGCAATTTCGGTCAGGTATTTATACAGTAAACTGCACTATATGAACATTGTTGAAAAGAAATATGCCCAAATCGTACCGGAAATCGAACATTACAAAACAAAACTGCAAGATTATTTATTTTTGTTTAAAAACCCAATCTTCGTCGGTGAAGAAATGTATGCGGAATTTAAATTACAAAACTACTCGAAAGCACTCCAAATCGGTGCTGCTTTAACCATTCCTGACTATTTACACCATCCCATTGATTTAGCTAAATATTATCAGTTCTTTGCTGTAAGGGCATTAGCTTCGTATTATGAGAAAGATGCAGTTGCCGCAAAGCGTGATATCATCTTCGCAAAAAATGGCGTAGAAGACTTTCCCGAGACGATTTATAAAAAATTCATTTACAAAGCTTTCAATGAAATCTTCATTTAG
- the recQ gene encoding DNA helicase RecQ: MISLALQHLKTNFGYDSFRPGQTQIIDNVLNNQDTLVIMPTGGGKSLCYQIPALCMEGTTLVISPLISLMKDQVDMLVSSGISAAYINSSLSYEEVQDVMYGVQSGKIKLLYIAPERLENERFCMELSQINVPLLAIDEAHCISQWGHDFRPSYRSIQQLLHLWKKKPTVIALTATATEEVSADIQQLLSIEKENTFITGFARENLTFSVLLGENKEAYIKKYVKANENEAGIIYAATRKSVEAVYEMLNKAGFAVAKYHGGMFEEDRTYEQNRFLNDEVQIMVATNAFGMGINKTNVRYVLHYNMPRNMESYYQEAGRAGRDGLDSECILLYSSSDEQTQRFLIDQAQDRSRIPFELQKLHAMIDYCHTERCLQSYIIEYFGDEAGQDCGKCANCTDDRPQLDVTTDAQKVLSCIVRMGQKFGKQLTASVLAGSRSKKVLEFNFQKLPTYGILRAMNAKEIASFIEFLISEKLIVVNNGQFPTLSISDEGKEVLLGQKKVLRKEARIIESTVEQNDPLFEILRKIRKEIADREKVPPFVVFSDKSLKDMCVRKPKNSTQFLEVSGVGESKLEKYGKTFIEAIIANTQ, from the coding sequence ATGATTTCACTAGCATTACAACATTTAAAAACAAACTTTGGTTATGACTCTTTCCGTCCTGGTCAAACCCAAATTATCGATAATGTGTTAAATAACCAAGATACCCTTGTTATTATGCCAACAGGTGGAGGGAAATCCCTTTGCTATCAAATTCCAGCTTTATGTATGGAAGGTACGACACTTGTTATTTCACCATTGATTTCTCTAATGAAAGACCAGGTAGACATGCTTGTGTCGAGCGGGATTTCAGCTGCTTACATTAACAGTTCACTTAGTTATGAAGAAGTACAAGACGTTATGTATGGTGTACAAAGCGGTAAAATCAAATTGCTTTATATTGCTCCGGAAAGACTTGAAAATGAGCGATTTTGTATGGAACTTTCCCAAATAAATGTGCCGTTATTAGCTATTGATGAAGCACATTGTATTTCACAGTGGGGGCATGATTTCCGTCCAAGTTACCGGTCTATCCAGCAACTGTTGCATTTATGGAAAAAGAAACCGACTGTTATTGCATTGACAGCCACTGCTACTGAAGAGGTAAGTGCAGATATCCAACAGCTTCTTTCCATTGAAAAGGAAAATACTTTTATAACCGGTTTTGCACGTGAAAATTTAACATTTTCGGTGTTGCTTGGGGAAAACAAAGAAGCCTATATAAAGAAATATGTGAAAGCAAATGAAAATGAAGCAGGCATTATTTATGCCGCTACTCGAAAATCGGTGGAAGCGGTCTATGAGATGCTGAACAAAGCGGGTTTTGCCGTAGCGAAATATCATGGTGGTATGTTTGAAGAAGACCGTACATATGAACAAAATCGCTTTTTAAATGATGAAGTTCAAATAATGGTCGCAACAAATGCTTTTGGTATGGGAATAAATAAGACCAATGTACGCTATGTGCTGCATTACAACATGCCACGCAATATGGAGAGTTATTATCAGGAGGCAGGACGTGCTGGACGTGATGGACTGGATAGTGAATGTATATTACTATACAGCTCTTCCGACGAACAAACACAGCGTTTTTTAATCGATCAGGCACAAGATCGTTCTCGAATTCCATTTGAACTGCAAAAGCTGCATGCGATGATTGATTACTGTCATACAGAGCGCTGTCTTCAAAGTTATATTATCGAGTATTTTGGTGATGAGGCAGGTCAAGATTGCGGGAAATGTGCGAATTGTACAGATGATCGTCCTCAGCTGGATGTAACGACTGATGCACAGAAAGTATTGTCATGTATCGTACGAATGGGCCAGAAATTCGGGAAACAGTTAACTGCTTCTGTATTGGCTGGGTCACGCAGTAAAAAAGTGCTTGAATTCAATTTCCAAAAGCTGCCCACTTACGGTATTTTACGTGCTATGAATGCGAAAGAGATTGCCAGCTTCATCGAGTTTTTAATTTCAGAAAAACTGATCGTCGTGAATAATGGGCAGTTTCCGACATTATCGATTTCCGATGAAGGTAAAGAAGTGCTGCTTGGACAAAAAAAGGTATTGCGTAAAGAAGCGCGTATTATTGAATCGACAGTAGAGCAAAATGATCCTCTATTTGAAATTCTTCGTAAAATACGCAAAGAAATTGCCGATCGGGAAAAAGTTCCGCCTTTTGTTGTTTTCTCCGATAAATCGTTAAAGGATATGTGTGTTCGTAAACCTAAAAACAGTACACAATTTTTAGAAGTTAGCGGTGTAGGGGAGAGCAAATTGGAGAAATACGGTAAAACATTTATTGAGGCAATTATTGCTAACACCCAATAG